In uncultured Campylobacter sp., the DNA window CGAGAAAGGGCGGGAGTGGCTTATCGCGCTTGCTGCGGCGCTCGTGCCTTGCCCCGGCACGATCCTTATTTTCGTGCTTGCTTTCAGCCTCGGCAGCTTCGCGCTTAGCGTCGCAAGTGCGCTTTTCATCGGTTTTGGGATGAGCGTCGTGATATTTTTAGCCGCGCTTTTCGGCGCGAAGGCAAACGAGCTAAGCTCGAAGCGGCTCGTAAGTTTGAAGCTTTACATCGAATTTGCGGGGCTTTTCGTGATGTTTGGGCTCGGGATTTTTATGTATTTCATCTCAGACACCCTCAGGATACTGTGATCGCAAGCTTTGGATGCAAATTTTAAAAAGCGGCTCGCGTGAAATATAAGCTTACGCGATATGTTAAATTTTAAATCCGGTGCGGATCTAATTTCAAAGAGTAGGATTTTAAAATTTTACGCTGCGGACCCGCGTAAATTAAATTTCGATCCCGACTATTCATTAAGCGGCGGAATTCGCTCTTTATAAATCACGTTAAATTTTGCTACAATACGGGCGAAAATTTTATCAAGGATAGATATGTCGCCTGCTCTGCAAGATGTCGTTTCGCAGACTTTAACCGAACAAAAAGCGTGCGCTAAAGCTTTTAATAGATATTACTACCTCAGCATAGCCGCCTTTTTTGCGGTCCTGTTCGTATTAGTGTTTCTAAACGGCGTTAAAGCAGACACTCCTCTGATAATAATTGCCGAATTTTCGAGCGTCTTGATCCTTTTTCAGATCTTTTGGATATTTCTTATGCATTGCGCCGGTCAAGAAAGCGAAGCGGAAATTCGCTACTACAAATTTTATAAAGAGATATTCGTCCGCGCCGTAATAAACGATATAGATGCCGGTTTAAAATACGATCCATATACCGGCATGCAAGAGGAGGAATTTCAAAAATTTAGAATTTATAGGAAATCTAGGATCAAAAGCGAGGATCGGATTACGGGCGTGTACTGCGGGATTAAATTTAGCCTAAGCGAGGTACATAGTAATGGTAGGTTTTACATGAAAACGGATAATCCGCTCATAGCGGCGATTATGTTGATCAAAATATTCTACGATAACTATATGGACTTTGACGGCAACGTACTGATCTGCGAGCTCGCGAAAAAAACCTCGGGCAAAACGATAGTGGTAAGCAGGGAGCTAAACGCCAAGATCTTCGGCGAAAAAGAGATGATGGACGATGTGGATTTTATGCGCGATTTTCGCGTATTTGCGGATGACAAAGTAGAAGCGCGCTATCTGCTAACGCCCGCGTTTATGGAGCGTCTGCGCGAAATAAATCGCGAAACGAGCGGCGAGTTCAGCTTGAGCACGGTATTTATGGATAAGCGCTTATATCTATTTTTAAACGGTGCGCCCGATCTTTTTGAAACTACGCTTTTTGGTAGGCCCGCTAGCATAGAGCTCGCGCGCGAATACCAAACGCAGATCCGCAAAATTTTAAGCCTAATCGAGACACTGGGGCCACAAATTAGCAGGACGCATTACAGCTGAAATTTTGTACCTGCTCATTTTAGGATAGACGGAATTTTTCGGCGAAGCATAATTTCGGCAAAAACGTAAAATTTAATCAGCAGTGCGATCTCTCGGCAACTGCCCGAAATTTAACGAGCGATACGATTAAAGAGATGAAACGCCTGCCGCAAATAAATTTGAAGCAAAAGCGCCTTGACGTTGTCTTATAAATAAAATTTAACGCTCCGATGCTTCCTGGAAGCAACTCTTGCTTAGCTCTTCATGCCCAAAATAAAATTTTGATCTCGTTTCGCATCGCAGCCTCTAGCTTTTAGTACCAAACCCGCATAGCGACAAAATTTAATCGGCAGTGCCGCGATGATGAAATTTAAAGCGGCTCTGCAAGGACGAAATTTAAATTTAAAAGCAAGTCCGCGACGAGAGTTAAATTTAGAGCGTGCGTGTCGCGCTTACAAAAGCCGCACGCTAAAAGGGCATCTGCTCGGACGCATGTCGCAACGTACCTCAAGCGCTAGCTCTGCACGTACGCAAGTTCCGCCAATCCTCGCCACGCGTTCCTGCATCGTCTCATAAACACCATCGTAGGCTGGATTGTAAATTTAAATTATTAAAGAATTCGGGCGAGGCGAAATTTTAAATTTCGCCTCCTAAGCGGAAAAAGATTAAAGCGCCGCGTAGCGCACCATTAGGCAGGTTTGAAGCGCCGCCAGCTTATCAAGCGTGCTTTTTTGCACTTCGGAATCGACCAAAATGACCGCCAAAGCGTCCCCCTCCTCGCCTCTGCCTAAGCGGAAATCCGCGATATTGATGTTCTCGTCGGCTAGGATCGTGCTTACGGATTTAATAACGCCCGGCACATCGGTGTTTTTGAAGATTATCATCTTGCCTTTCGGCTTAAAATCGGTCTTAAATCCGCCGATATTTACGATACGCTCCTCGCTGCCATCAAATACGGTGCCCGCGACGTTTGAGATCGCTTTGTCGGTCGTAACCTTAACCGAGATCTCGCTTTTATAAACACTTCGCGCAAGCTCGCCAAAGCTCGTCTCGATCCCCTTTTCATCCGCAAGAAAT includes these proteins:
- a CDS encoding DUF3137 domain-containing protein: MSPALQDVVSQTLTEQKACAKAFNRYYYLSIAAFFAVLFVLVFLNGVKADTPLIIIAEFSSVLILFQIFWIFLMHCAGQESEAEIRYYKFYKEIFVRAVINDIDAGLKYDPYTGMQEEEFQKFRIYRKSRIKSEDRITGVYCGIKFSLSEVHSNGRFYMKTDNPLIAAIMLIKIFYDNYMDFDGNVLICELAKKTSGKTIVVSRELNAKIFGEKEMMDDVDFMRDFRVFADDKVEARYLLTPAFMERLREINRETSGEFSLSTVFMDKRLYLFLNGAPDLFETTLFGRPASIELAREYQTQIRKILSLIETLGPQISRTHYS